A section of the Harmonia axyridis chromosome 2, icHarAxyr1.1, whole genome shotgun sequence genome encodes:
- the LOC123673442 gene encoding S-phase kinase-associated protein 1-like, with translation MFISLKSSEGDIFTVYVQVARCSEVIKTMLDICGSGMHSEDDADDYGNVILPLPNVDSATLKLLIDWMSHHFFYDEPWIKPKNAQPELPHEPFHIPPWDKEFLKIDRESLFKLLQASNYLEISALRTVVSKTIANKLRGKTLEEVMKNFNIPQSSSE, from the coding sequence ATGTTTATCAGCCTAAAATCATCCGAGGGAGACATTTTCACCGTATATGTGCAAGTTGCGAGATGTTCCGAAGTAATAAAAACAATGTTAGATATTTGTGGAAGTGGAATGCACAGCGAGGATGATGCTGACGATTACGGTAACGTGATATTGCCATTGCCAAATGTAGATTCTGCCACTTTGAAATTACTAATTGATTGGATGtcacatcattttttttatgacgAACCTTGGATAAAACCTAAAAATGCCCAGCCAGAACTGCCACATGAACCATTTCATATCCCGCCCTGGGACAAGGAATTCTTAAAAATTGACAGAGAAAGTCTCTTCAAATTGCTTCAGGCTTCCAACTATCTTGAGATTAGTGCTTTAAGGACGGTGGTATCTAAAACAATCGCCAATAAGTTGCGTGGAAAGACACTTGAAgaagtaatgaaaaatttcaacataccTCAATCATCATCAGAATAA